The Pseudalkalibacillus hwajinpoensis DNA window TGGAAATTATTTCTTTATTATTGATGTAGAACGACCAAATCGTGAAGTACTTCTTCAGGGCGTAATGGAAGAAATACAGGCACTTGGAATAGGGATAACCGTTCTTGGTGAGTATCCTTGCTTCGTAGTAACAGCTAAGTAAAGAAAAGAACGGCGTTTTTCGCCGTTCTTTTCTAATCTTCCAACAGAAAACCTTCTTTTTTTAATGCCTGACAAACTGCAGCCAGCTGTGTAGTGGAGCTTGCTTCTATCGTATGAAGATGAACACCAGAGGTAAGCTCTGACAATAGTGATGCGTTTGTTACCGAAAGCTTTGCAAGAAACTGATCGGCTTCAAGACGGTTGCTCACGAAAAGTGAGGCGGTTAGATCGCCGTAAAGGGGGTGTTCGACGGTGACATCCTTTACCGTTCCTCCGTTATCCACGATCGTATACAATTCATTTTTCGTATCCTCAGGTGTATGTTGGCAGGCAATTACCTGTTCTTTTTGCGTTTCCTTTCTTTCAACATCGAAAAGGATATATCCTTGTGATGTCGCAATAATCGGTTCGTTTCTCGCTTTTAATAGGGATATATCCTGTACAATCACTTGACGACTCACTTTTGTTCGTTTAGATAAATCACTACCTGTCAAAGGCTTTTCGCTTTCTTTAAGCCATTTCAGAATAAGCATTCTCCTGTTTTCACCGAGTATTTTTTCTCCTTCTTGTCCCATCAAGAAAACCCCTTTCCATCAACCTCATGTGTATTCCTATTATAGCTTTGTTGAGGAACAGCGTGTAAGGATCTCGTGAAAAACGCTCACTGTTTTTTCAAGATTGTCCTGTGTTGTCTCTCTTCCAAAGCTAATTCGAATAAGCTCTCTCGCTTCATCAAGGGTTCTTCCCATTGAAAGAAGCGTTTTGGAAGGCTTTTGCTGCCCGATCGAACAGGCAGAGCCAGTTGAAACTGCAATATTCCTCCGATTAAGTTCAAGCATGACATACTGGCCCTCAAGGCCTTTAACACGAACTCCTAAAATATGAGGAAGCCCCTGATGTCCTTCGAATACAATATTCGGATGAGCGAGTGCATTGGTGAGGTAATTTCGAAAGTTCATTAATCGTTTCCCTTCATCCTCCATTAGGGCAACCGCTTCTTCTGCGGCGGCGATAAACGCGCATATACCAGGAACGTTAACAGTTCCCGGACGGAAGCCTTTTTCGTGGATTGTGCCAGGAAGGCCCGAGACCCATGGAATAGGAGGCGAGATGTAACAAACGCCCACCCCTTTTGGACCATGAAGCTTGTGAGAGGATATGGATAGGGCATTGATCTTCATCTGGCGAACATCAATTGGGATTTTGCTAAAGCTCTGAACCATGTCAGTATGAAAAAGGATATTTCGTTTGGAAAGCTCTTCACCAATTTCTTTAATCTGTTGAGTCGTTCCCGTTTCACTGTTCGCATGTGCAAGGGAAACTAAAATGGTATCTTCGCAAATAGCTTCTAACAGTTCTTCTATTCGAATGTGACCTTCAGCATCATATGAAAGGAAAGTAACGCGGTATCCCTCACGTTCTAGTTTTTCGAATGTGTGAAGAACAGAGGAGTGCTCTGCTTGAGCGGTGATAAGATGTCCTGTTTGATAGCGTTTAACAAGGCCTGTTAACGCAAGAACATTTGCTTCTGTTCCGCCGGAAGTGAAATAGATACCGGAAGGATCTCCATTAAGCATTTGAGCGATGGATGTACGAGCTGATTCAAGAAGTTGGGCTGCTCTCGTGCCGGCGTCATGAGAACTTTGGGTGTTAGCAAAATATTCTTTAGCAGCTTTGGTATAAGCAAGTAACGCATTATCAGACATTGGGGTAGATGCAGCATTGTCTAAATAGATCATTCATTTCTCCTCACAAATATTCAGTCTTGTCATTTATTTAATTATATGTAAATATAGATGTCAAGACACATGTTAACACATAGGAACCAATATCTTTATATTCGTCTGTGAGAGAAGGGGTTTCATGACACAATTAACGACAGAAGTACTAGTCATTGGAAGTGGGATTGCCGGCTTGATGGCTGCTGACCTTCTTTCTGCGAAAAAGAATGTGACAATTATCACAAAGTCAGCGCTAGGTCAAAGTAATTCTCGGCTGGCGCAGGGAGGGATTGCAGCCGTAACGACAAAGGATGATAGCTGGACTAATCATTTTTTTGATACGATTCGTGCGGGTGCATTCCATAATGATGAAGAGCTAACAGAACTCCTAGTTAGAAGTGGACCTGAACAAATCCGACAGCTAATCAATTTTGGAGTGCAGTTTGATAAAGGGTCAGATGGCACCTATCTGAGATGTAAGGAAGGAGCACACAACACATCACGCATTCTTCATTCAGGTGGTGACGCGACTGGTAAGGAAATAATCGAAACGCTGATCAATCGCGTAAAAATGAAATGCACCATATTAGAGCACCATTTTGCTGTGGATTTGCTAATGGATGAAGGGGTTTGTAACGGAGCGGTTGTACTAAATGGGGATAATGAGGCACTATCAATAACCGCTATTCATACGATTCTTGCAACAGGAGGGGCGGGGCAGCTTTATCCTGTCACCTCGAATGATCCATCAATCACGGGAGACGGGATCGCTATCGCTTACAGAGCAGGAGCCATTTTATCTGATCTAGAATTTATTCAATTTCATCCAACGATGTTTGCAGGAGATAGGAATCAGTCGTTTTTGATTTCCGAGGCAGTCAGGGGAGAAGGTGCAATACTAGTTACTGCTAAGGGGGATCGGTTAATGAAGGGCAAGCACGAACAGATGGAGCTTGCCCCGAGAGATGTTGTCTCAAGAGCGATCTATCAGGAAAAATCCGATGTTTATCTCGATATCTCAATGATTAATCAGTTTGATCAGCGTTTCCCTACGATTGCGTCTTTATGCTATGAGCATGGTTTATCTCTTTCAGATGGGAAGCTTCCAGTAAAGCCAGGAGCTCATTTTTTGATGGGTGGTGTCATGACTGATCGACATGGCAGGACGTCCATAGATGGTCTACTTGCACTTGGAGAAGTGGCGAATACGGGTGTTCACGGGGCAAACCGCCTTGCGAGTAATTCTCTTCTAGAAGGTGTTGTTTTTGCAAATGCAGCCGCACGGTGGATTCAAAACGATACAAGGAAACAAGTATGCAACCTTATAGCCCAAAGCCTTCAAGTTCCTGAAGACATGCCAGAAGTGAATTACATAAAGGAACTGATGAACAGGAAAGTTGGTATCATCCGTAATGGGGCTGGTTTGAACACGGCCATTCAAAAACTTGAAGCTCCACTCATACAGGCACGTAAAAATGCAAGTAATAGTGAAGAAATCCTTCGCTACAATATGCTTCAAGTCAGCTGGCTTATCGCTACTTCTGCTTATCTCCGGATCGAAAGTCGGGGCGGACATTTTCGGAAAGATTATCCTAATCTTAAACAGGAATTTAAGAAAAAACGTATAATCAGGAGGGTTTCACAGGATGATTGGGTTCAAACTTAAGAAAGATCTCGAGCAGTTTTTTATTGAAGATATTGGATGCACCGATTTATCCAGCGAGTTATTGTTTACAGGGGATACAAAGGCTGAAGCGGAAGTTCTTGTTAAAGAAGACGGGATCTTTTGTGGGAAAGACGTCATTGTAAAAGGGTTTTCTTTAATAGATGATCAGTTATCCGTCGAAGTTTACGTGGAAGATGGTGACCCTGTTCATTTAGGAGAAGTGATTGCTTCTGTAAAAGGGCGTGTTTCCTCCATTCTTACAGCAGAACGCGTGATTCTTAATATGATTCAGCGTATGAGCGGGATTTCAACGATGACGAAAAAGGCTGTAGAAACGTTAAATAGTAAACATACAAGGATTTGTGATACGCGCAAAACAACTCCAGGTCTTCGAATGTATGAAAAATATGCAGTCAGGTGCGGTGGTGGCTTTAATCATCGAATCACATTAGATGGAGGAGTAATGTTAAAAGACAATCACATTGCTCAATTTGGAAGCATTCAGAAAGCTGTTGCCCATGTGAGAGCCCGGCTTGGACACATGACAAAGATAGAGGTGGAAACAGGGTCTGAAGCTGAAGTGTACGATGCAGTTAAAGCTAATGCAGACATTATTATGTTTGATAATTGCATACCGAAAGACGCAGCTGCTTATGCAACACTTGTACCGGATCACATTGTAACCGAGGTATCAGGGGGCATCACACTTGAGAATCTCGCCTTTTATCAACAGGCAGGCATTGATTATATTTCACTCGGTTGTCTGACACACTCGGTTAATAGTCTTGATATAAGTCTTCGAATGAAGGGAGAAGTAGAATGAGCATTCTGGATACGTTAACAGTCCCAAGTGGCCTTCCTGAACGATACAAGCAATTACCTATTGAGGAAATGAAAACGCAGATTTCAACCATTAAGAAAGTAATGGGTGACAGGTTATATCTTCCTGCCCATCATTATCAAAAAGACGAAGTGGTTCAGTTCGCTGATGATACAGGGGATTCACTCCAGTTAGCTCAGCTCGCGGCTCAAAATAAACAAGCAGAAACGATTGTATTCTGTGGTGTTCACTTTATGGCAGAAACAGCTGACATTCTGACTGAAGACAATCAAACTGTTATTCTTCCTGATATGCGAGCCGGTTGTTCTATGGCAGACATGGCAGATATTTATCAAACGGAGCGGGCTTGGAAACAGCTTAAAACTCTTTTTGGTAATACGATGCTGCCACTAACTTACGTAAACTCAACAGCAGCAATTAAATCTTTTGTTGGGAAGCATGGTGGGGCAACTGTTACCTCTTCAAATGCAATGGCAATGGTAGACTGGGCTTTCACGCAAAAAGAACGAATTCTCTTTTTACCGGATCAACATTTAGGCCGCAATACAGCTTATGAACTCGGCGTCTCCCTTGAAGCTATGGCAGTGTGGGATCCCATTAACGATACGCTTGAGTATGAAGGAAACTATGATGATGTAAAAGTGATTCTCTGGAAAGGGCATTGCTCCGTTCATGAGAAGTTCACATTGGAAAACATTTCAGATATACGTAGGAAGCATCCGGGCATCAACGTCATTGTTCACCCTGAGTGCAGTTATGAGGTCGTTGAGCAATCAGATTTTTCCGGTTCAACGAAAATGATTATTGAAACGATTGAACAAGCTTCACAAGGATCGAAATGGGCAATTGGGACTGAAATGAACTTAGTAAATCGTATTATTCAGCAGCATCCTGATAAAGAAATCGTTTCTTTAAACCCCAATATGTGCCCTTGTCTTACAATGAACCGAATTGATCTTCCTCATTTATTATGGGCACTTGAAGAAGTGCTGGATGGAAGGAAAACCAATCAAATTAAAGTGGATCGTGACACTTCTTTGTATGCGATAAAAGCACTGGATCGAATGCTTGAACGGGCATGAAAATGCAAAGAATCGGACAGTTAGTCCGATTCTTTTTTCTATTCCAATCAATCTCTGTCACACATAGTAAAGGTCCCTCCTGCATATTAATGTGATGATATTAGCCTTTAAAAAAGGTAGCAATCTGCCTAGTCATGCATACAATGTACTGAATTTGAATGTACTGATATTGTACAGGAGGGAGTTTTTTAGCTTGAAAATACATGTCGTTCAACAAGGCGATACGTTATGGAAAATCGCCCAAAAATATGGCGTTAACTTTGAACAACTTAAGGCTGTTAATACGCAGCTTAAAAATCCGGATATGATTATGCCGGGTATGAAAGTGAAAATACCTTCAGGCGGAGTGCCAGTTAAGAAGAAGGAAATGCCGATTAAAGAAATGAAGAAAGAAATGAAGAAAGAAATGCCGATTAAAGAAATGAAGAAAGAAATGCCTAAGAAAAAAGAAGCGCCAATGAAGAAACCAAAAGAAAAGCCATCTATTAATATGCCTATTAACAATGAATTGAATATGGGATTAAATATGAACATGAACATGATGCCAGCTGAAGAAAAACCAAAGAAAGTAAAACCTAAAGAAACAAAGCCTGTAGAGAAAGCAAAACCAATTGAGAAGAAAGTGGAAGCAAAGAAATCAGAGAAGAAACCCGTAGAGAAGGCAAAAGGTAAAGCAGAGAACTTATTCTATCCGATGAATGATGAAGAAGTATTGAGCGAGTATGAATCGTCTTCGATAGAAATGCCACCACCACCAAATATGCCTATGAATCAAGGGTATACAGAGGTTGCAGGAGCTCAGAGTTATGCTAATAAAGCATACAATGAAGGTTATCCGGGCTCGGTAATGGGTGCGCATGATTACGGAAATGGTCCAAATCAGAATGTGGCCGGCGCGAGTGACTATGGTCAAAAAGGAAATAACGGAGGCTATCCGGGGTCAGTAATGGGGGCGTATGATTACGGAAATGGTCCGAATCAGAATGTGGCCGGCGCGAGTGACTATGGTCAAAAAGGAAATAACGGAGGCTATCCAGGTTCAGTAATGGGTGCGTATGATTACGGAAATGGTCCAAATCAGAATGTGGCTGGCGCGAGTGACTATGGTCAAAAAGGAAATAACGGAGGCTATCCGGGGTCAGTAATGGGGGCATATGATTACGGAAATGGTCCGAATCAGAATGTGGCCGGCGCGAGTGACTATGGTCAAAAAGGAAATAACGGAGGCTATCCAGGTTCAGTAATGGGGGCGTATGATTACGGAAATGGTCCGAATCAGAGTGTGGCCGGCGCGAGTGACTATGGTCAAAAAGGAAATAACGGAGGCTATCCAGGTTCAGTAATGGGTGCGTATGATTACGGAAATGGTCCAAATCAGAATGTGGCTGGCGCGAGTGACTATGGTCAAAAAGGAAATAACGGAGGCTATCCGGGGTCAGTAATGGGGGCATATGATTACGGAAATGGTCCAAATCAGAATGTGGCCGGCGCGAGTGACTATGGTCAAAAAGGAAATAACGGAGGCTATCCGGGGTCAGTAATGGGGACATATGATTACGGAAATGGTCCGAATCAGAATGTGGCCGGTGCTGAAATGAATGATTACGGTCAAAAAGGTGAGGAAAGCCCAGATGTAGCGGGTACCTATGCTAATAACAGTTATAATGCTATGCCAGGCTACCCTGGTTCAGTCGCAGGAGCACAATCTGGTTATCCAAATCAGAATGTAGCTGGAACCACTCAGGGTTATGGGAACACCGGCTATCCTGGATCTGTAGCAGGAGCTTCTTCTAATTCGATGAACATGGGGTATCCGGGCAATGTGGCGGGGGCTTCAATGAATGGCTATGGTAATCCAGGATATCCGGGGGTTGCCGGAATGCAATCTCCATATGCTAATAAAGGCAACGAAGAATATCCGGAAGCTGTTATGGGAGCTTACGGAGGCTATCCTAATGATCAAGTAGGAGGAATGATGGACTATCCAAACCAGCAGGTAGGAGGAATGATGCTTCCTGGCTATCCAAACCAGCAAGTAGGAGGAATGATGCAGCCTGGTTATCCGAACCAGCCAATGGTTTCTCCGTATCAGCAGCATGATTGTGGATGTGGAGGAAATAATCAGGTGTCCCCTTATCAGCAGCAAATGCCGAATTATGCGAATC harbors:
- the safA gene encoding SafA/ExsA family spore coat assembly protein; this encodes MKIHVVQQGDTLWKIAQKYGVNFEQLKAVNTQLKNPDMIMPGMKVKIPSGGVPVKKKEMPIKEMKKEMKKEMPIKEMKKEMPKKKEAPMKKPKEKPSINMPINNELNMGLNMNMNMMPAEEKPKKVKPKETKPVEKAKPIEKKVEAKKSEKKPVEKAKGKAENLFYPMNDEEVLSEYESSSIEMPPPPNMPMNQGYTEVAGAQSYANKAYNEGYPGSVMGAHDYGNGPNQNVAGASDYGQKGNNGGYPGSVMGAYDYGNGPNQNVAGASDYGQKGNNGGYPGSVMGAYDYGNGPNQNVAGASDYGQKGNNGGYPGSVMGAYDYGNGPNQNVAGASDYGQKGNNGGYPGSVMGAYDYGNGPNQSVAGASDYGQKGNNGGYPGSVMGAYDYGNGPNQNVAGASDYGQKGNNGGYPGSVMGAYDYGNGPNQNVAGASDYGQKGNNGGYPGSVMGTYDYGNGPNQNVAGAEMNDYGQKGEESPDVAGTYANNSYNAMPGYPGSVAGAQSGYPNQNVAGTTQGYGNTGYPGSVAGASSNSMNMGYPGNVAGASMNGYGNPGYPGVAGMQSPYANKGNEEYPEAVMGAYGGYPNDQVGGMMDYPNQQVGGMMLPGYPNQQVGGMMQPGYPNQPMVSPYQQHDCGCGGNNQVSPYQQQMPNYANPGYVQGASKAPMMDYMGMESSYAESR
- the nadA gene encoding quinolinate synthase NadA — its product is MSILDTLTVPSGLPERYKQLPIEEMKTQISTIKKVMGDRLYLPAHHYQKDEVVQFADDTGDSLQLAQLAAQNKQAETIVFCGVHFMAETADILTEDNQTVILPDMRAGCSMADMADIYQTERAWKQLKTLFGNTMLPLTYVNSTAAIKSFVGKHGGATVTSSNAMAMVDWAFTQKERILFLPDQHLGRNTAYELGVSLEAMAVWDPINDTLEYEGNYDDVKVILWKGHCSVHEKFTLENISDIRRKHPGINVIVHPECSYEVVEQSDFSGSTKMIIETIEQASQGSKWAIGTEMNLVNRIIQQHPDKEIVSLNPNMCPCLTMNRIDLPHLLWALEEVLDGRKTNQIKVDRDTSLYAIKALDRMLERA
- the nadB gene encoding L-aspartate oxidase; this translates as MTQLTTEVLVIGSGIAGLMAADLLSAKKNVTIITKSALGQSNSRLAQGGIAAVTTKDDSWTNHFFDTIRAGAFHNDEELTELLVRSGPEQIRQLINFGVQFDKGSDGTYLRCKEGAHNTSRILHSGGDATGKEIIETLINRVKMKCTILEHHFAVDLLMDEGVCNGAVVLNGDNEALSITAIHTILATGGAGQLYPVTSNDPSITGDGIAIAYRAGAILSDLEFIQFHPTMFAGDRNQSFLISEAVRGEGAILVTAKGDRLMKGKHEQMELAPRDVVSRAIYQEKSDVYLDISMINQFDQRFPTIASLCYEHGLSLSDGKLPVKPGAHFLMGGVMTDRHGRTSIDGLLALGEVANTGVHGANRLASNSLLEGVVFANAAARWIQNDTRKQVCNLIAQSLQVPEDMPEVNYIKELMNRKVGIIRNGAGLNTAIQKLEAPLIQARKNASNSEEILRYNMLQVSWLIATSAYLRIESRGGHFRKDYPNLKQEFKKKRIIRRVSQDDWVQT
- the nadC gene encoding carboxylating nicotinate-nucleotide diphosphorylase, yielding MIGFKLKKDLEQFFIEDIGCTDLSSELLFTGDTKAEAEVLVKEDGIFCGKDVIVKGFSLIDDQLSVEVYVEDGDPVHLGEVIASVKGRVSSILTAERVILNMIQRMSGISTMTKKAVETLNSKHTRICDTRKTTPGLRMYEKYAVRCGGGFNHRITLDGGVMLKDNHIAQFGSIQKAVAHVRARLGHMTKIEVETGSEAEVYDAVKANADIIMFDNCIPKDAAAYATLVPDHIVTEVSGGITLENLAFYQQAGIDYISLGCLTHSVNSLDISLRMKGEVE
- a CDS encoding IscS subfamily cysteine desulfurase, yielding MIYLDNAASTPMSDNALLAYTKAAKEYFANTQSSHDAGTRAAQLLESARTSIAQMLNGDPSGIYFTSGGTEANVLALTGLVKRYQTGHLITAQAEHSSVLHTFEKLEREGYRVTFLSYDAEGHIRIEELLEAICEDTILVSLAHANSETGTTQQIKEIGEELSKRNILFHTDMVQSFSKIPIDVRQMKINALSISSHKLHGPKGVGVCYISPPIPWVSGLPGTIHEKGFRPGTVNVPGICAFIAAAEEAVALMEDEGKRLMNFRNYLTNALAHPNIVFEGHQGLPHILGVRVKGLEGQYVMLELNRRNIAVSTGSACSIGQQKPSKTLLSMGRTLDEARELIRISFGRETTQDNLEKTVSVFHEILTRCSSTKL
- a CDS encoding transcription repressor NadR translates to MGQEGEKILGENRRMLILKWLKESEKPLTGSDLSKRTKVSRQVIVQDISLLKARNEPIIATSQGYILFDVERKETQKEQVIACQHTPEDTKNELYTIVDNGGTVKDVTVEHPLYGDLTASLFVSNRLEADQFLAKLSVTNASLLSELTSGVHLHTIEASSTTQLAAVCQALKKEGFLLED